The following are encoded in a window of Scleropages formosus chromosome 7, fSclFor1.1, whole genome shotgun sequence genomic DNA:
- the rock1 gene encoding rho-associated protein kinase 1 isoform X2, whose product MSAVESLEARFGKIDAMLKDPKSEINTDCLLDGLDALVYDLDFPALRKNKSIDNFLNRYKDTINKIRDLRMKAEDYEVVKVIGRGAFGEVQLVRHKATRKVYAMKLLSKFEMIKRSDSAFFWEERDIMAFANSSWVVQLFYAFQDDRYLYMVMEYMPGGDLVNLMSNYDVPEKWARFYTAEVVLALDGIHSMGFIHRDVKPDNMLLDKTGHLKLADFGTCMKMNKDGMVRCDTAVGTPDYISPEVLKSQGGDGYYGRECDWWSVGVFLYEMLVGDTPFYADSLVGTYSKIMNHKNALTFPEDSEISKDAKNLICAFLTDREVRLGRNGVDEIKRHPFFKNDQWTWDNIRETAAPVVPELSSDIDTSNFDDIEEDRGEEETFPIPKAFVGNQLPFVGFTYYSNHQFSRGSSIKTSDKRSSSIKEEKSHLENLQKRVYQLEEQLHSEMQLKDEMEQKCRASSTKLEKIMKELDEEANLRKSAEITASQLQKEKIVIQHQATDFQRKSEQEAEKRRNLENEVSTLKEQLESMRIVSQNSQASNDKISQLQKQLEEAYNLLRVESDTAARLRKSHTEMAKSVSHLESLNRELEERSRAADNTKLQLEKELLQLQSALDSEKRNYSQGSEELRELQALTASLQEDIRSLKATLSKAEGERKQAQERCNSLEKEKNSLEIDLNYKLKTLQQRLDQEVTEHRVTRAQLTDKYESIEEAKSAAMHVVEQKVSEESVARMRAESRVVEVEKQCSMLELDLKQSVQKMEQLMKQKERLEDEVKSLRMQLEQESSKRAQAQSELRSRVMEADRLVTSEKQLKQEINVALENKRMLEFQLAQLTKQYRGNEGQMRELQDQLEAEQYFSTLYKTQVKELKEEIEEKNRQIQDAHRKIQDLHSERESLSAQLDLTVTKAESEQLARALQEEQYVELSQESKKAAARHKQECSEKDGTIAQLEESNKTLTKDVENLSREKAELDQKLHAQEEEFVSEKEELSNSIKAHYEKMLNTERTLKTQAVNKLAEIMNRKDMKLDQKKKASTADLRKKEKENRKLQLELNQEKDKFNHMAIKYQKELSEMQAQLAEESTYRTELQMQLDSKESDIEQLREKLNDLQLRMDNSSVTSLQPDETDGNIAESRMEGWLSIPNRANIKRYGWKKQYVVVSSKKILFYNDEQDKEQSNPSMVLDIDKLFHVRPVTQGDVYRAELDEIPRIFQILYANEGESRKEADVESAPQGDKSNCLPHKGHEFIPTLYHFPTNCEACAKPLWHVFKPPPALECRRCHVKCHKDHLDRKEEVITPCKVNYDVTSARDMLLLALSQDEQKKWIGHLGKKIPKTPPSSFTRASPRTMSTRSVANQSFRKNPKSITGKPRFSEAVSTYWS is encoded by the exons GATGGCTTGGACGCTCTGGTGTATGATTTGGACTTCCCAGCgctgaggaaaaacaaaagcattgaCAATTTCTTGAACAGAT ACAAAGACACCATCAATAAGATCCGGGACCTTCGCATGAAAGCAGAGGACTACGAGGTGGTGAAAGTCATCGGCAGGGGGGCATTTGGAGAGGTGCAGCTA GTCCGACACAAAGCCACACGGAAGGTTTATGCTATGAAGCTGCTCAGCAAGTTTGAGATGATCAAGAGGTCGGACTCTGCTTTCTTCTGGGAAGAGAGGGACATCATGGCCTTTGCcaacagctcctgggtggtacAG CTCTTTTACGCGTTCCAGGACGACCGCTACCTCTACATGGTGATGGAGTATATGCCCGGTGGCGACTTGGTTAACCTCATGAGTAATTACGATGTGCCAGAGAAGTGGGCTCGCTTCTACACGGCCGAGGTTGTCCTGGCACTAGATGGGATCCACTCAATGGGCTTCATCCACAG agatgtGAAGCCTGATAACATGTTGCTTGACAAGACGGGTCACTTGAAGCTGGCGGACTTTGGGACCTGCATGAAGATGAATAAG GATGGAATGGTACGATGTGACACAGCGGTAGGAACTCCTGACTACATTTCGCCGGAGGTACTGAAATCCCAAGGAGGAGATGGATACTATGGCCGAGAGTGTGACTGGTGGTCTGTTGGGGTCTTCTTGTATGAAATGCTTGTTG GAGACACACCGTTTTATGCCGACTCTCTGGTGGGAACCTATAGCAAGATCATGAATCACAAGAATGCCCTGACATTCCCAGAAGACAGTGAAATCTCAAAAGATGCTAAGAACCTAATTTGCGCTTTCTTGACGGACAG GGAGGTCCGCCTGGGCCGTAATGGTGTAGATGAGATCAAACGACATCCTTTTTTCAAGAACGACCAGTGGACCTGGGACAACATCCGGGAGA CTGCTGCCCCGGTGGTCCCAGAACTCAGCAGTGACATTGACACCAGCAACTTTGATGACATCGAGGAGGACCGTGGAGAGGAGGAGACCTTCCCAATCCCAAAGGCTTTTGTTGGCAATCAGTTGCCATTTGTGGGCTTCACCTACTACAGCAACCACCA GTTCTCCCGTGGCTCCAGTATCAAGACCAGCGATAAGCGCAGCAGCTCCATAAAGGAGGAGAAGAGCCAC CTTGAGAATCTGCAGAAGAGGGTGTATCAGTTGGAGGAGCAACTACACAGCGAGATGCAGCTGAAGGATGAGATGGAGCAAAAGTGCAG GGCCTCAAGCACAAAGCTGGAGAAGATCATGAAGGAGCTGGATGAAGAG GCAAATCTACGGAAGAGCGCAGAGATTACAGCGTCACAGCTACAAAAGGAGAAAATCGTGATCCAGCACCAGGCAACCGATTTCCAGAGGAAGTCGGAGCAGGAAGCAGAGAAGAGACGAAACTTGGAGAATGAAG TGTCAACTTTGAAAGAGCAGCTGGAAAGCATGAGGATTGTCAGCCAGAATTCCCAGGCGTCCAATGACAAGATCTCTCAGTTGCAGAAACAA ctggaaGAGGCTTACAATCTGCTTCGGGTAGAGTCGGACACTGCAGCACGCCTGCGCAAGAGCCACACAGAAATGGCTAAGTCTGTAAGCCATCTTGAGAGCCTGAATCGTGAGCTGGAAGAGAGGAGCCGGGCAGCAGACAACACCaaactgcagctggagaaggagctACTGCAGCTGCAGTCTGCCCTGGACTCAGAGAAGAGGAACTATAGCCAGGGTTCCGAGGAGCTCCGTGAGCTGCAGG cacttacagccagcctgcaaGAGGATATCCGGAGTTTAAAAGCTACCCTGTCTAAGGCAGAGGGGGAACGGAAGCAGGCACAGGAGCGCTGCAACAGCCTAGAGAAG GAGAAGAACAGCCTAGAAATTGACTTGAACTACAAGCTGAAGACCCTGCAGCAACGGCTGGACCAAGAGGTGACCGAGCACAGAGTCACCAGGGCACAACTCACTGACAAGTATGAGTCCATCGAGGAGGCAAAGTCAGCTGCCATGCATG TGGTGGAGCAGAAGGTATCAGAGGAGAGTGTGGCTCGTATGCGGGCAGAGAGTCGTGTGGTTGAGGTGGAGAAGCAGTGCTCTATGTTGGAGTTGGACCTCAAACAGTCCGTGCAAAAAATGGAACAGCTGATGAAGCAGAAGGAACGGCTGGAGGATGAG GTGAAGAGCCTGCGaatgcagctggagcaggagtcCAGCAAGAGGGCACAGGCCCAGAGTGAGCTGAGGTCACGGGTGATGGAGGCTGACCGCCTTGTGACCTCAGAGAAGCAACTCAAACAAGAGATCAATGTGGCCCTGGAGAACAAGCGTATGCTGGAATTCCAGTTGGCCCAGCTCACAAA GCAGTACAGGGGTAACGAGGGACAGATGAGAGAGCTGCAGGACCAGCTGGAGGCTGAGCAGTATTTCTCT ACGTTATACAAGACTCAGGTGAAGGAGTTAAAGGAGGAGATAGAAGAGAAGAACCGACAGATCCAGGACGCCCACAGAAAGATACAGGATCTCCACAGTGAAAG GGAATCCCTTTCCGCACAGTTGGATTTGACGGTGACAAAGGCAGAGTCGGAGCAGCTTGCGCGGGCTCTGCAGGAGGAGCAGTATGTGGAGCTAAGCCAGGAAagcaaaaaggcagcagcgcgcCACAAGCAGGAGTGCAGTGAGAAGGATGGCACTATTGCTCAG CTCGAGGAATCTAACAAAACTTTGACCAAAGACGTTGAGAACCTCAGCAGAGAGAAGGCAGAACTCGACCAGAAGCTGCATGCACAGGAAGAGG AGTTTGTGAGCGAGAAGGAGGAGCTTTCAAATTCAATTAAAGCGCACTATGAGAAGATGCTGAACACAGAGCGTACACTCAAGACTCAG GCTGTGAACAAACTGGCCGAGATTATGAACCGCAAGGACATGAAGCTGGACCAGAAAAAGAAGGCTAGCACAGCAGACCTGCgcaagaaggagaaggaaaaccGTAAGCTGCAGCTGGAGCTCAACCAGGAGAAGGACAAATTCAACCATATGGCCATCAAGTACCAGAAGGAATTGAGCGAAATGCAGGCA CAACTGGCAGAGGAGAGCACGTACCGCACAGAATTACAGATGCAGTTGGACAGCAAAGAGAGCGACATCGAACAGCTGCGTGAGAAGCTGAATGATCTCCAGCTGCGTATGGACAACTCTAGTGTGACAAGCCTGCAGCCTGATGAGACGGATGGTAATATTGCAG AATCAAGGATGGAAGGGTGGTTGTCAATACCTAATCGAGCTAACATAAAACGATATGGCTGGAAGAAACAG TATGTGGTGGTCAGCAGCAAGAAGATCCTGTTCTACAATGATGAGCAGGACAAGGAGCAATCTAACCCCTCTATGGTACTAGATATTGA CAAACTTTTCCATGTGCGTCCAGTTACCCAAGGTGATGTGTACCGAGCTGAATTGGATGAGATCCCACGAATATTCCAG ATCCTGTATGCTAATGAAGGTGAGAGTAGGAAGGAGGCAGATGTAGAGTCAGCCCCCCAGGGTGATAAGTCCAATTGTCTACCACACAAAGGCCATGAGTTCATCCCCACACTTTACCACTTCCCCACCAACTGTGAGGCCTGTGCAAAGCCACTGTGGCACGTGTTCAAGCCCCCACCAGCACTTGAGTGTCGTCGCTGCCATGTCAAGTGCCACAAGGACCAcctggacaggaaggaggaggtCATCACCCCCTGCAAAG TGAACTACGACGTGACCTCAGCTCGTGATATGCTGCTGCTGGCGCTCTCACAGGATGAGCAGAAGAAGTGGATCGGCCACCTGGGCAAGAAGATCCCAAAGACGCCACCTTCTTCCTTCACAAGGGCCTCGCCCCGCACCATGTCTACACGCTCTGTAGCAAACCAGTCCTTCCGCAAGAACCCCAAAAGTATCACGGGCAAGCCCAG GTTCAGCGAGGCAGTGTCCACCTATTGGAGCTGA
- the rock1 gene encoding rho-associated protein kinase 1 isoform X1 — protein MSAVESLEARFGKIDAMLKDPKSEINTDCLLDGLDALVYDLDFPALRKNKSIDNFLNRYKDTINKIRDLRMKAEDYEVVKVIGRGAFGEVQLVRHKATRKVYAMKLLSKFEMIKRSDSAFFWEERDIMAFANSSWVVQLFYAFQDDRYLYMVMEYMPGGDLVNLMSNYDVPEKWARFYTAEVVLALDGIHSMGFIHRDVKPDNMLLDKTGHLKLADFGTCMKMNKDGMVRCDTAVGTPDYISPEVLKSQGGDGYYGRECDWWSVGVFLYEMLVGDTPFYADSLVGTYSKIMNHKNALTFPEDSEISKDAKNLICAFLTDREVRLGRNGVDEIKRHPFFKNDQWTWDNIRETAAPVVPELSSDIDTSNFDDIEEDRGEEETFPIPKAFVGNQLPFVGFTYYSNHQFSRGSSIKTSDKRSSSIKEEKSHLENLQKRVYQLEEQLHSEMQLKDEMEQKCRASSTKLEKIMKELDEEANLRKSAEITASQLQKEKIVIQHQATDFQRKSEQEAEKRRNLENEVSTLKEQLESMRIVSQNSQASNDKISQLQKQLEEAYNLLRVESDTAARLRKSHTEMAKSVSHLESLNRELEERSRAADNTKLQLEKELLQLQSALDSEKRNYSQGSEELRELQALTASLQEDIRSLKATLSKAEGERKQAQERCNSLEKEKNSLEIDLNYKLKTLQQRLDQEVTEHRVTRAQLTDKYESIEEAKSAAMHVVEQKVSEESVARMRAESRVVEVEKQCSMLELDLKQSVQKMEQLMKQKERLEDEVKSLRMQLEQESSKRAQAQSELRSRVMEADRLVTSEKQLKQEINVALENKRMLEFQLAQLTKQYRGNEGQMRELQDQLEAEQYFSTLYKTQVKELKEEIEEKNRQIQDAHRKIQDLHSERESLSAQLDLTVTKAESEQLARALQEEQYVELSQESKKAAARHKQECSEKDGTIAQLEESNKTLTKDVENLSREKAELDQKLHAQEEEFVSEKEELSNSIKAHYEKMLNTERTLKTQAVNKLAEIMNRKDMKLDQKKKASTADLRKKEKENRKLQLELNQEKDKFNHMAIKYQKELSEMQAQLAEESTYRTELQMQLDSKESDIEQLREKLNDLQLRMDNSSVTSLQPDETDGNIAESRMEGWLSIPNRANIKRYGWKKQYVVVSSKKILFYNDEQDKEQSNPSMVLDIDKLFHVRPVTQGDVYRAELDEIPRIFQILYANEGESRKEADVESAPQGDKSNCLPHKGHEFIPTLYHFPTNCEACAKPLWHVFKPPPALECRRCHVKCHKDHLDRKEEVITPCKVNYDVTSARDMLLLALSQDEQKKWIGHLGKKIPKTPPSSFTRASPRTMSTRSVANQSFRKNPKSITGKPSRAMSGFEAAEPTSSTC, from the exons GATGGCTTGGACGCTCTGGTGTATGATTTGGACTTCCCAGCgctgaggaaaaacaaaagcattgaCAATTTCTTGAACAGAT ACAAAGACACCATCAATAAGATCCGGGACCTTCGCATGAAAGCAGAGGACTACGAGGTGGTGAAAGTCATCGGCAGGGGGGCATTTGGAGAGGTGCAGCTA GTCCGACACAAAGCCACACGGAAGGTTTATGCTATGAAGCTGCTCAGCAAGTTTGAGATGATCAAGAGGTCGGACTCTGCTTTCTTCTGGGAAGAGAGGGACATCATGGCCTTTGCcaacagctcctgggtggtacAG CTCTTTTACGCGTTCCAGGACGACCGCTACCTCTACATGGTGATGGAGTATATGCCCGGTGGCGACTTGGTTAACCTCATGAGTAATTACGATGTGCCAGAGAAGTGGGCTCGCTTCTACACGGCCGAGGTTGTCCTGGCACTAGATGGGATCCACTCAATGGGCTTCATCCACAG agatgtGAAGCCTGATAACATGTTGCTTGACAAGACGGGTCACTTGAAGCTGGCGGACTTTGGGACCTGCATGAAGATGAATAAG GATGGAATGGTACGATGTGACACAGCGGTAGGAACTCCTGACTACATTTCGCCGGAGGTACTGAAATCCCAAGGAGGAGATGGATACTATGGCCGAGAGTGTGACTGGTGGTCTGTTGGGGTCTTCTTGTATGAAATGCTTGTTG GAGACACACCGTTTTATGCCGACTCTCTGGTGGGAACCTATAGCAAGATCATGAATCACAAGAATGCCCTGACATTCCCAGAAGACAGTGAAATCTCAAAAGATGCTAAGAACCTAATTTGCGCTTTCTTGACGGACAG GGAGGTCCGCCTGGGCCGTAATGGTGTAGATGAGATCAAACGACATCCTTTTTTCAAGAACGACCAGTGGACCTGGGACAACATCCGGGAGA CTGCTGCCCCGGTGGTCCCAGAACTCAGCAGTGACATTGACACCAGCAACTTTGATGACATCGAGGAGGACCGTGGAGAGGAGGAGACCTTCCCAATCCCAAAGGCTTTTGTTGGCAATCAGTTGCCATTTGTGGGCTTCACCTACTACAGCAACCACCA GTTCTCCCGTGGCTCCAGTATCAAGACCAGCGATAAGCGCAGCAGCTCCATAAAGGAGGAGAAGAGCCAC CTTGAGAATCTGCAGAAGAGGGTGTATCAGTTGGAGGAGCAACTACACAGCGAGATGCAGCTGAAGGATGAGATGGAGCAAAAGTGCAG GGCCTCAAGCACAAAGCTGGAGAAGATCATGAAGGAGCTGGATGAAGAG GCAAATCTACGGAAGAGCGCAGAGATTACAGCGTCACAGCTACAAAAGGAGAAAATCGTGATCCAGCACCAGGCAACCGATTTCCAGAGGAAGTCGGAGCAGGAAGCAGAGAAGAGACGAAACTTGGAGAATGAAG TGTCAACTTTGAAAGAGCAGCTGGAAAGCATGAGGATTGTCAGCCAGAATTCCCAGGCGTCCAATGACAAGATCTCTCAGTTGCAGAAACAA ctggaaGAGGCTTACAATCTGCTTCGGGTAGAGTCGGACACTGCAGCACGCCTGCGCAAGAGCCACACAGAAATGGCTAAGTCTGTAAGCCATCTTGAGAGCCTGAATCGTGAGCTGGAAGAGAGGAGCCGGGCAGCAGACAACACCaaactgcagctggagaaggagctACTGCAGCTGCAGTCTGCCCTGGACTCAGAGAAGAGGAACTATAGCCAGGGTTCCGAGGAGCTCCGTGAGCTGCAGG cacttacagccagcctgcaaGAGGATATCCGGAGTTTAAAAGCTACCCTGTCTAAGGCAGAGGGGGAACGGAAGCAGGCACAGGAGCGCTGCAACAGCCTAGAGAAG GAGAAGAACAGCCTAGAAATTGACTTGAACTACAAGCTGAAGACCCTGCAGCAACGGCTGGACCAAGAGGTGACCGAGCACAGAGTCACCAGGGCACAACTCACTGACAAGTATGAGTCCATCGAGGAGGCAAAGTCAGCTGCCATGCATG TGGTGGAGCAGAAGGTATCAGAGGAGAGTGTGGCTCGTATGCGGGCAGAGAGTCGTGTGGTTGAGGTGGAGAAGCAGTGCTCTATGTTGGAGTTGGACCTCAAACAGTCCGTGCAAAAAATGGAACAGCTGATGAAGCAGAAGGAACGGCTGGAGGATGAG GTGAAGAGCCTGCGaatgcagctggagcaggagtcCAGCAAGAGGGCACAGGCCCAGAGTGAGCTGAGGTCACGGGTGATGGAGGCTGACCGCCTTGTGACCTCAGAGAAGCAACTCAAACAAGAGATCAATGTGGCCCTGGAGAACAAGCGTATGCTGGAATTCCAGTTGGCCCAGCTCACAAA GCAGTACAGGGGTAACGAGGGACAGATGAGAGAGCTGCAGGACCAGCTGGAGGCTGAGCAGTATTTCTCT ACGTTATACAAGACTCAGGTGAAGGAGTTAAAGGAGGAGATAGAAGAGAAGAACCGACAGATCCAGGACGCCCACAGAAAGATACAGGATCTCCACAGTGAAAG GGAATCCCTTTCCGCACAGTTGGATTTGACGGTGACAAAGGCAGAGTCGGAGCAGCTTGCGCGGGCTCTGCAGGAGGAGCAGTATGTGGAGCTAAGCCAGGAAagcaaaaaggcagcagcgcgcCACAAGCAGGAGTGCAGTGAGAAGGATGGCACTATTGCTCAG CTCGAGGAATCTAACAAAACTTTGACCAAAGACGTTGAGAACCTCAGCAGAGAGAAGGCAGAACTCGACCAGAAGCTGCATGCACAGGAAGAGG AGTTTGTGAGCGAGAAGGAGGAGCTTTCAAATTCAATTAAAGCGCACTATGAGAAGATGCTGAACACAGAGCGTACACTCAAGACTCAG GCTGTGAACAAACTGGCCGAGATTATGAACCGCAAGGACATGAAGCTGGACCAGAAAAAGAAGGCTAGCACAGCAGACCTGCgcaagaaggagaaggaaaaccGTAAGCTGCAGCTGGAGCTCAACCAGGAGAAGGACAAATTCAACCATATGGCCATCAAGTACCAGAAGGAATTGAGCGAAATGCAGGCA CAACTGGCAGAGGAGAGCACGTACCGCACAGAATTACAGATGCAGTTGGACAGCAAAGAGAGCGACATCGAACAGCTGCGTGAGAAGCTGAATGATCTCCAGCTGCGTATGGACAACTCTAGTGTGACAAGCCTGCAGCCTGATGAGACGGATGGTAATATTGCAG AATCAAGGATGGAAGGGTGGTTGTCAATACCTAATCGAGCTAACATAAAACGATATGGCTGGAAGAAACAG TATGTGGTGGTCAGCAGCAAGAAGATCCTGTTCTACAATGATGAGCAGGACAAGGAGCAATCTAACCCCTCTATGGTACTAGATATTGA CAAACTTTTCCATGTGCGTCCAGTTACCCAAGGTGATGTGTACCGAGCTGAATTGGATGAGATCCCACGAATATTCCAG ATCCTGTATGCTAATGAAGGTGAGAGTAGGAAGGAGGCAGATGTAGAGTCAGCCCCCCAGGGTGATAAGTCCAATTGTCTACCACACAAAGGCCATGAGTTCATCCCCACACTTTACCACTTCCCCACCAACTGTGAGGCCTGTGCAAAGCCACTGTGGCACGTGTTCAAGCCCCCACCAGCACTTGAGTGTCGTCGCTGCCATGTCAAGTGCCACAAGGACCAcctggacaggaaggaggaggtCATCACCCCCTGCAAAG TGAACTACGACGTGACCTCAGCTCGTGATATGCTGCTGCTGGCGCTCTCACAGGATGAGCAGAAGAAGTGGATCGGCCACCTGGGCAAGAAGATCCCAAAGACGCCACCTTCTTCCTTCACAAGGGCCTCGCCCCGCACCATGTCTACACGCTCTGTAGCAAACCAGTCCTTCCGCAAGAACCCCAAAAGTATCACGGGCAAGCCCAG CAGAGCGATGTCCGGTTTTGAAGCAGCGGAGCCCACTTCCAGCACGTGCTGA